A region from the Pungitius pungitius unplaced genomic scaffold, fPunPun2.1 scaffold_26, whole genome shotgun sequence genome encodes:
- the LOC134119687 gene encoding uncharacterized protein LOC134119687: MLSLTVLQQQLPFLVDTGATYSTIQAAGSSAMSKDSVSVMGFSGVSQKLPITVPLPVKVGNQTLTHSFVVSPQVPVNLMGRDLLIKTGASIFCGPDGLSVTLLDGTVLHCNDNGQTNGQWVMQPLQQQQCADIYWGLLKPECPDIPGVMALYQKWKPWITLLDPYVSPPDPPHVTLFYDRQGDDCYWDEFMGHLESTEWEVTSQNLYVGPEGVATAVILSPDQLKWYLISQEAVPHVLLALHPKHQAKDLGPMTKRAVLLDDWVCTQLPDVCFSPSAKMYRISGKATNTVILTHKQVSRDHGREKTDHPHTAILLEKLPDYLWSEGPTDRGFF, translated from the coding sequence atgctgtcactcacggttctgcaacaacaactgccgtttctcgttgacactggggccacatactccaccatacaagcagcgggctcgtctgctatgtccaaagacagtgtcagcgttatgggattctccggggtgtcacagaaactgcctataacagtccccctaccggtgaaagtgggaaatcagacattgactcactcttttgttgtctcacctcaagttccagtgaatcttatgggaagggatcttctcatcaaaacaggggcttcaatcttttgcggcccggacggactgagtgtcacattgctggatggaactgtgttgcattgcaatgacaatggacagactaatggccagtgggtgatgcagccactgcaacaacaacagtgcgcagacatttactggggcctcctaaagcctgagtgtcctgacatcccaggggtgatggctctttaccaaaagtggaagccttggataactcttcttgatccgtatgtttctcctcctgacccgcctcatgtaacattgttctatgatagacaaggggatgattgctactgggatgaatttatggggcacttagagagcactgagtgggaggtgacgtcccaaaacctCTATGTGGGCCCAGAAGGGGTAGCCACAGCTGTTatcctctctcctgatcaattgaaatggtatttaataagccaagaggcggtgccacatgtattgctggctctgcatcccaaacatcaggctaaagacttgggtccaatgactaaacgagcagtgctgctagatgactgggtgtgcactcaactgcctgatgtttgtttttctccttccgctaagatgtacagaatttcagggaaagcgactaacactgtcattttaacgcaCAAACAAGTGTCCAGAGACCACGGAAGGGAGAAGACCGACCATCCCCACACAGCTATCCTTCTTGAGAAACTTCCAGACTACCTCTGGTCCGAAGGCCCGACTGACCgaggttttttttaa
- the LOC134119685 gene encoding uncharacterized protein LOC134119685, whose translation SPIWQSQYPHKPAAAEGIRDTIEGLIKSGVLEPSQSAWNTPILPVEKAATGKYRMAHDLRKINNMLVTTTVPVPNPYTALTSLTPQQQWFTCIDLANAFFCVPLQENLRDVFSFTYGNKQLRYTRLPQGFALSPGIFNHVLKQALTGCPLPEGTTLIQYVDNILLASTSAESCVEATDTILRWLATTGFKVSKSKLQVARRQVSFLGRVLSGSGSGLSAAHRSSILHHSRPQNVKEMLSFLRLTGFSRQFIPRYSNLTQILRAKVNEKGMRNLTAKLEWDQGAKEAFITLKTELAQAADLAVPDYSAPFYLDVSETTGVVNGVLFQKKGEGKRKVLLYISAMMDNMEKRYHECTQHAAGVAKLLMKTAHIVMGHPLHVLTTHSIVAYVNSQTFTMTSLRQRRLSKLLEAPNLTFTHEGINMADHMREGKPHQCEYKVELEAKARTDLKSTPLTHFDWQLFTDGSCFRHPQHGLQSGYAVVRSNGAGTEVLEAGRIQGQQSAQRAEVLALIRALQLAEGKAVNIYTDSAYAVGAAHVELGQWLRAGFLTAGGKPIKHEPEMKDLAAALALPSTVAIIKCKGHEQSNSTVAKGNQAADQAAKQAAGYQMGLQMVNAEEEGQLGPQLNEEQIAEAQKGASPQEKTVWKQRGATEAGGLWRSPDGRPVLPPEIRNRCLQEAHGMAHVGHKQMNRNLCHWWHPFLADMTREYVKTCKICITFNPKPTVKPEMGVFPLTLVPGREIVIDYTDMITRCEGKRYLLVCVDALTGWPEAWPTKKEDSKSVIKCLINHYIPRHGFPEKVRSDNGTHFKNHDLQEVERMLGLKHAFGTVYHPQSQGKVERMNQNLKQKLAKICAQTNLTWVQALPLALMAIRSSVNQGTGFTPYELTTGRQFPGPSAGLKLQPDPETPTGEYASQYNELQALVSDFAVQVQDRTGGQNTPDPHTTAWVLLRVIKRKWSEPRWTGPYQVEERTSHAVRLRGKGDTWYHWSQCAPADEPGRTLQDILTTQQKETELGTG comes from the exons t cccccatttggcagtcccaataccctcacaagccagccgcggcagaggggatcagggacactATAGAGGGACTCATTAAGTCAGGAGTACTGGAGCCCTCTCAGTCTGCCTGGAACACACCCATTCTCCCggtagaaaaggcagcaactggtaaatatcgcatggcacatgatctcagaaagataaacaacatgctggtaacgacaacggtacccgtcccgaacccatacactgcgttgactagtctaacaccacaacaacaatggttcacgtgcattgatttggcaaacGCGTTCTTTTGCGTACCCCTACAGGAAAACTTGCGGGatgtattctcattcacatatgggaacaagcaactacgttatactcggctaccgcaaggatttgctctttcacctggtattttcaatcatgtgttaaaacaagcattgacaggttgtccgctcccagagggcacgacgctgatccaatacgtcgacaatatcctcctcgcatccacttcagctgaatcctgtgtggaagcaacagacaccatcttacgctggttggccacgaccggtttcaaggtcagtaagtcaaagttgcaggtcgccaggcggcaggtttcgtttctggggagagtgctgtcaggaagcggctcagggctctcagccgcgcacaggtccagtattctccaccattcgcgtccacagaatgtaaaggaaatgctttccttcctaagactcacggggttcagcagacaattcattccgcgttattcaaatctcactcagattctacgtgcaaaggtaaacgagaaggggatgaggaacCTCACTGCTAAACTCGAATGGGACCAAGGGGCGAaggaggcatttattacactaaaaacagagctggcgcaggccgcagaccttgcagttccagattacagcgcgccgttttacctggacgtttctgaaacaacaggggtagtaaatggggttttgtttcagaaaaagggggagggtaaaaggaaggtgcttctgtatatcagtgccatgatggacaacatggaaaaacgataccatgaatgcacacaacacgcagcaggggttgcaaagctattaatgaaaacagcacacatagtcatgggccacccactacacgtgctaacaacacacagcatagtagcttatgtaaactcacaaactttcacgatgacgtcactaagacaaagaaggctgagcaagctgttagaagctccaaacctcaccttcacacatgaaggcatcaacatggctgatcacatgagagaggggaaaccacaccaatgtgagtacaaggtggagctggaagcaaaagcacgaaccgacttaaaaagcacaccactgacacactttgattggcaattgttcactgatggcagctgcttcagacatccacaacatgggttgcagtccggatacgcggtagtcagaagtaatggggcaggaacagaggttctggaagcgggaagaattcagggtcaacagtcagcacagagagcggaggtactcgcgctgataagagcgctacagctggcagaagggaaggcagtaaacatctatactgactcggcttatgcggtaggagcagctcacgtggagctggggcagtggttaagagcaggttttctgacggctggaggaaaaccgattaaacacgaaccagaaatgaaagacttggcggcagccttggctctaccaagcacagtggccattataaagtgtaaaggacacgagcagtccaacagcacggtggcaaagggaaaccaggcagcagatcaagctgcaaaacaggctgcagggtatcaaatggggctccaaatggtaaatgcagaagaagagggacagttggggccacaacttaatgaggagcaaattgcagaagcccaaaagggggcgtctccacaggagaaaacggtgtggaaacaaagaggggctacggaggctggaggcctctggaggtccccggacggtcgtccagtgctaccacctgaaatcagaaacaggtgtttgcaggaggcacacgggatggcacatgtgggacacaaacagatgaataggaatctttgtcactggtggcatccgtttttggcagacatgacacgtgaatatgttaagacctgtaaaatatgcatcacgtttaacccaaaaccgacggtgaagccggagatgggggtgtttccgttgacattggtcccgggacgggaaatagtcatcgactacactgacatgatcacccgatgcgaaggtaaaaggtatctcctggtatgcgtggacgccttgaccggctggccagaggcgtggcccacaaaaaaagaggacagtaaatctgttatcaaatgtttgataaaccattacataccaagacatgggttccctgagaaagtcaggtctgacaacggcacacacttcaaaaatcatgacctacaagaagtggagagaatgttgggtctgaaacatgcttttggtacagtatatcacccccaatcccaagggaaagtagaacgcatgaaccaaaacttaaaacaaaaattggctaaaatctgtgcacagacaaatttaacctgggttcaagccctcccacttgcattaatggccatcagaagctcagtcaatcagggtacaggtttcaccccatacgagctgaccactggaagacagtttcccggaccaagcgcaggcttgaagctccagcctgacccggagACACCGACAGGTGAGTATGCAAGTCAATATAACGAACTACAagctctcgtttcagattttgcggtccaggtgcaagacagaaccggagggcagaacacccctgatccccacacaacagcctgggtcctcctgagggtcattaagaggaagtggtcggagccacggtggacaggaccataccaggtggaggagagaacctcacacgctgtgaggctgagagggaaaggggacacctggtaccactggagccagtgcgcccccgcggacgaaccgggtcgcactcttcaggacatcctgacaacgcagcagaaagagacggaactgggcactggatag
- the LOC134119686 gene encoding uncharacterized protein LOC134119686 — protein sequence MEDEYDRETVDGGWGPAPGYRWKIINDQLRLLLVAVGGETTGKKKHEAVERTERAVRKLLEKKGVSLADRLSLAQILWEKERDCREEKKELESKREKASVLKKGKLRKEMEDVEDMRSALFSYWIKSKAVGRNNQERCNEERPPAYDVEINGVNSASAPAGLYPVLNITGGELEVEESVPLRGCRGNEVTGESRPFEARQNREGFKEWTDSRTPGRRDSSEVQRRNKADKGKYLAGANERVKTQLRYGESPDMGERGKKGSASAQEEQNGECEDNSDPEIHGEPGKMYPLFMSSRGVNKYKPWSLGDVSALVAQMPAPSEGGDKWLKQLDTLTNGHTLALGDFRAVAARCMTAHDLADVENRAGVTRQADDDRFLYFATEIGDAMHEKWPLLMSTKIPKLPWDAKKTPRAYLDECKETWVKSTSHHPGTEGIQREWFRQAVLEGVPEGVKAKMITNPDLPGSESAVWERHLLHHLQDATEEATGEEKQLKELQAQLLRLQLTKVKQEVRDKKQKGKDERQMTVQAAPAEGNAPDLYPLPPWEETSYGTAQGWGPNRGGGYRGGYRSNYRGGAGRRGSYGGGGERGGYQGGDACFNCGMEGHWRMECPSKKKRQGRGRGVPSRGAWAPNPHAAPPRGQYPALEDWGYEADASQ from the coding sequence atggaagatgaatatgatcgggaaactgttgacggcggctgggggccagcgccggggtatcgatggaaaataataaacgaccagctgaggctgttgttggtggcggtgggtggagaaaccaccgggaaaaagaagcatgaggctgtggagcgcacggaacgcgcggtgagaaagttgttagaaaagaaaggcgttagtttggcagacaggctgtcactggcgcagattttgtgggagaaggagagagattgtagagaagaaaagaaggagcttgagtcgaaacgcgagaaggcgagtgtgttgaaaaaaggaaaacttcgtaaagagatggaggatgtggaggacatgaggtccgcattgttttcgtactggataaaaagtaaagccgtggggagaaataaccaggaacggtgtaatgaggaaagaccaccggcatacgatgttgaaataaacggtgtgaattcggcttctgcacctgctgggttgtatcctgtattaaatataacggggggagagttggaagttgaagaaagtgtaccactgcggggttgtcggggcaacgaggtaacgggggaaagccggcctttcgaagcgcgtcaaaatcgggaggggtttaaagaatggacggactcacgcactccggggagaagggacagctcagaagtgcagcggagaaataaggcggataagggaaagtatttagccggggcgaatgagcgggtgaaaacacaattgagatacggggaatcaccagacatgggggagagaggaaaaaaaggctctgcctcggctcaggaggagcaaaacggggaatgcgaggataacagcgacccagagattcacggggaaccgggaaaaatgtatccgttattcatgtcttctcgaggggttaataaatacaagccgtggtcgctgggagacgtgtccgctctagtcgcgcaaatgcctgcaccatctgaagggggagataagtggctaaaacaactcgatacgctcactaacggacacacgctggcgctcggcgactttagggctgtagcagccagatgcatgaccgcacatgatttagcggacgtggaaaacagagcgggggtgacccgacaagccgatgacgacagatttttgtatttcgcgacggagatcggggacgcaatgcacgagaaatggccacttctaatgtcgactaaaataccgaaattaccatgggacgcgaagaaaaccccgcgcgcgtatttggacgaatgtaaagagacctgggtaaaaagcactagccatcatccgggaacggagggcatacagagagaatggttcagacaggcggtgctggagggagtaccagagggggtaaaagctaaaatgatcactaatccagacttgccaggaagtgaatctgctgtgtgggaaagacatttactgcaccatttacaggacgcgactgaggaagcgacaggggaagagaagcagctaaaagaattacaggctcagcttcttaggcttcagctcactaaggtcaaacaggaagtgagagacaagaagcagaaagggaaagacgagcgacagatgacagtccaggctgccccagctgaaggtaacgccccagatttgtatccactcccaccatgggaggagacgtcgtatgggacagcccaggggtggggcccaaaccgagggggcggttatcggggaggttacagaagtaattacaggggtggcgctggtcggagaggatcatacggtgggggaggagaaagaggcggctaccaagggggagacgcttgtttcaactgtggtatggaggggcactggcgcatggagtgtcctagcaaaaagaagagacaggggaggggcaggggtgtcccgtctcggggggcttgggcccccaatccacatgctgcgccacctaggggacaataccctgcactggaggactggggctatgaggcggatgcctctcagtga